A genomic window from Physeter macrocephalus isolate SW-GA unplaced genomic scaffold, ASM283717v5 random_1648, whole genome shotgun sequence includes:
- the LOC102984364 gene encoding LOW QUALITY PROTEIN: heparan sulfate glucosamine 3-O-sulfotransferase 3B1 (The sequence of the model RefSeq protein was modified relative to this genomic sequence to represent the inferred CDS: inserted 1 base in 1 codon) produces MGQRLSGSRSCLDVPGRLLPQPPPPPPPVRRKLALLFAMLCIWLYMFLYSCSGSCAAAPGLLLLGAGSRAAHAPPAPASGRDVPPSGLPFPAAPATXGAASHEEQSPEAPDSPSPISSFFSGSGSKQLPQAIIIGVKKGGTRALLEFLRVHPDVRAVGAEPHFFDRSYDKGLAWYRSTWLGQGKSPQADSHSLLGGRPPPDTFLLIDSTTQNKERSRPGKAGGAPAAGSAARELRAGGTGARGRSQRGPRGGWAWGALGLGRAAGSGKCILLPSRLPTLMIRTVWARLGPEAQGPRL; encoded by the exons ATGGGGCAGCGCCTGAGCGGCAGCCGATCCTGCCTCGATGTCCCCGGCCGGCTTctgccgcagccgccgccgcccccgccacCGGTGAGAAGGAAGCTCGCGCTGCTCTTCGCCATGCTCTGCATCTGGCTCTACATGTTCCTGTACTCGTGCTCCGGCTCGTGCGCCGCCGCGCccgggctgctgctgctgggcgCGGGGTCCCGCGCCGCCCACGCCCCGCCGGCCCCGGCCTCAGGTCGCGACGTACCTCCCTCGGGGCTGCCGTTCCCGGCGGCGCCAGCCA CAGGCGCCGCGAGCCACGAGGAGCAGAGTCCCGAGGCGCCGGACTCCCCCAGCCCCATCTCTAGCTTCTTCAGCGGGTCCGGCAGCAAGCAGCTGCCGCAGGCCATCATCATCGGCGTGAAGAAGGGCGGCACGCGGGCGCTGCTCGAGTTCCTGCGCGTGCACCCCGACGTGCGCGCCGTGGGCGCCGAGCCCCACTTCTTCGACCGCAGCTACGACAAGGGCCTCGCCTGGTACCG AAGCACCTGGCTTGGGCAGGGGAAGTCACCACAGGCAGATTCGCACAGTCTCTTAGGCGGCCGCCCTCCACCTGACACGTTCCTTCTGATTGACTCAACAACGCAGAATAAAGAACGAAGTCGCCCTGGAAAGGCTGGCGGCGCGCCTGCAGCGGGGAGCGCAGCCCGGGAGCTTCGGGCGGGCGGGACCGGCGCCCGGGGCCGCTCGCAGCGCGgcccgcggggcggctgggcttGGGGGGCGCTGGGGCTTGGCCGGGCCGCGGGGAGCGGGAAGTGCATCCTCCTCCCGAGCCGCCTCCCTACCCTGATGATCCGGACTGTCTGGGCCCGTCTGGGCCCGGAGGCCCAGGGCCCGCGGCTGTGA